From the Chitinispirillales bacterium genome, the window TGAGAGAGCAAATCCAAAATTTTTGTATTCACGGACACAATTTTGCCGACTAAACCCAAATCGTTCCCGTTGTCCGAAAGCAATTTTTTTGCGGTCGCCGTATTACCGTCAACTCCGGATATTCCTACCGCGTTTATACCGTGAATAAGAAACTCGTTTACTATTTTCTTATTCACGCCGCCGGAAAGAACCCTTTGAACCGCCGACATCATTTCGTTGTCGGTTACTCTTTGTCCGTCCACAAACTTGAATTCTTTGTCGAGCCGTCCAAGTTCTTCGTTTATATCTTTTCCGCCGCCGTGAACAACGCAAACCGAACAGCCGATTTCTATCAATTCCAAAATTCCCGTTGACATTTCACTCAAAAATTTTTCGCTATTGACCGTTGAACCGCCGATTTTTATTAAAATTCTTCGCATATTTTTCCTTGTTTCGCATTTTAGACGGAAAATAATAAAATTTGCGGATAGTTTTCAAAACAATTCCAAAATCACTCAATCATTCTTTATAAAAACGGGACGGAGAATATTCTCCGTCCCGCCGTTCATTGTTTTTTATGGATTGTTATCTCTTAATTCCCAACTTTGTAGAATAATTATAAGTCTTACCGCTCACTCCCTTCGCCTCGACAAGCGCCAAGTAGCTCCCGTTCGCCGCCGGCCTTCCGGCGCTATTGGTCAAATCCCATAGAATCTCTTTGTCGTTTCCGCTCTTGGATTCAAACACGACATTGCCGATATTGTCATAAACTACAAGATTCGCCTGTGCAGGTTCCGGCGTCTTTACCGTAAATTTTGCAGATTGAGAAACAATTCCCTTCTCTAACAATATTCCGTACTTCTTGTCGGATTTTTTATCTTTAGAAATCGGATTTGAACCCTCTTGATCGGTTATTACATGTAAAGACAAAGAAGCGGCGCCCGTATTATAATTCGAGCTTTCAGCCGTGCGGGCGAATATGTAATAATCGGTTTTTGGAAGAAGTCCCGTAAATGTCAGGTCGGTTTTCCACGCATCCGTATTCACAGGAGGCGTATCGACGGTATTTATCGCATAATTCACCGTCTGTCCGTTTTCAGTGGCGGTTAACGCGCTTATAGTAACGCTGTTATGCGTTTTGCTTGACAAAACAGGAGCGGATGTCGATGCGCCGGACGCTTTCGCGACGTCAACGGTAATGCTGATATTGGGTACAACGTTGTAGTTATCCAAATCTTGCGGCGTAAATGTCGCTCTGTGATTCGTTCGTTTCCCAGCATTGCCTACCGACGTCGTTAAAGGACTATCCCACTTCCAGCCTTCGGGAAGAGCAGGCTCGACATCCGCTAAAGTTTGTCCGTATATAGCGGCAAATCCAATAGGTTTTGTATAAGGCGGAGTCGCTTTCGCCACCGTAACGGTTACGCTAATATTCGTCAAAGCGTTATAATTGTCGGCGTCTGTCGGCGTGAATTTTATTTTATGCGTCCGCTCTCCCGCGTTTCCTGCCGGCGTCGTTGTCGCACTTTCCCATTCCCAGCCTTCGGGAAGAGCAGGCTCGACATCCGCTAAAGTTTGTCCGTATATAGCGGTTAAACCGTTCGGCGCAGGTTCGTCTCTCTTTGCCACATTTACTGTAATATCGCCGTCTGCCGTGGAGTATTCGCCGCTTGGGTCGGTGAATGTCGCCGCAAAGATCTGGTTATCGCCCGCATTCAAATCGGTATTCGCATTAACCCATTTATAGCCGTCCTCCAAAGTTAAATCGCCTAGTTTTAATCCTTGCGAATAGGCTGCGTTTACCGGTTCGTGAGGCGTAAAAATTCCCGCTTGATTTGTCACCGTCAGCGATACGATTTGTTTAACGATCAGATAGTTATCCGCATCCGTCGGCGTAAATACGACATTGTAACCCGTATTATCTTTTTGCGGAACGATCGTGTTGTCTTCCCATGCAAAAGTTCCGTCCCCCGCAGCGCCGACAAGAGGAACGTCCGCAAGCGTAATTGTCGGATCGTAAACAATACTGTTTGTCGTCGGAAAGATAACTCCGTCAAGAGTCTTTTTGTTTACCTTGACGTTAAGCGATATGAAGCCGGTGTTCGCGCCGTTTGCATAACCGATGCCGGCATAGACGCCTTTGTTAATCCACATTGCCGTCGTCGTGGAAGGCGAGGCGGAAATTTTGGCGCTTGCGCCCGCATCGTATTCGTCGTCGTTGCCGCCGCTCCAAGCTATTATCGCCGGAGCGCCGCTTGACGCGTCGTAAGCGCCGCTTATAACGCTTGCCGCGCTTGCGCCGTGAGCGAAACAAACCCCGCCCGTTAAATTCAGTACGCCTTTTGTACCTGCTTTAGCGTATCCGGTAGTCGCTTGTATCGTCCCGCCGCCGATGTTGACCGTTCCGGCTCCGTCGTTATAAATGGCGTTGCCGCCTGCAACCGTATTTTTTACAGTTCCGCCCGTAATTACCAATCGTTCCTCGTCCGCCGCGCCGGAACCTAAAGAAATCGTGCCGGATGTCGCGCTAGCTTTTGTCGATGTAATATCCGCACTGCCCGATATGACGATTTTTCCATTGCTCCAACTTGAGATAGCGGAAGATCCGCCAAGTCCTGAAACGGTTCCGCCGCTGATTCTTAACTCGCCGATAGAATTGTGGTAAATAATATACACATTAGCTCCTCCCGGAGAAGCAGAAACGGTTCCGCCGCTGATTTCTAACTCGCCGGAACCATTAATTCTAATCGCAGTACCGCTAGAGGCATGGGTATTTGTAATATCCGCTTTGCTAATCGCATTAACACTGCCTGACAAAACTAAGGTACCGGCGTTCGGACCTGTTGCGGTCGCTGATTTTAATTTCCCCGTAATTGTTACGATCCCGCTAAAATTTGCGCCGTTAATCGTAGCGGATGTCGTACCATTGTCAAGCGCGTCGGTTCCGTCGCCGAATTGAATGGTACAGTTAGATCCCGCCGCCGCCGTACCTATGGCGGAAATAGCGTTTGAAAGCGTTACGCCGCTTCCGTCAATTACCGGATTACCGTCCTTTTCTGCGGTAAACGCTCCGTCTGTTCCTGTAATTATATAAGTATCCTGCGCCAAAACTTGCTGTAAAAATATCAACCCCATAGCGATACCGAGTATCGCCGTTTTCTTTCCTGTTGCGTTAAACAACTTCATAGGAACTCCTTTTTTAATTGTAAAAAAGCCACATTTCTTATTTCAGTCGATTATTCGGTTTGTCCGAGTGCGGGTAATTTTTGAATGTTTTTGTATGTTTGAATAGAGATATACGAGTATATTATATATTATTGTTTCAACTTCATAGGAACTCCTTTTTTAATTGTAAAAAAGCCACATTTCTTATTTCAGTCGATTATTCGGTTTGTTCGAGTGCGGGTAATTTTTGAATGTTTTTGTATGTTTGAATAGAGATATACAAGTACATTATATATTAATTTTGTCACAATATCAAGTACTTTTTTGCAAATTTGCGTTTTTTCTTTTAATTTGTTTATATGAAATTTGAGAAATATAAGTTTCTATGTTTACCGGCGCAAAAAATTTGTTATCATATTCTAATCCTATCTTTTTCATTACGAATGTAAAATTATATAATCTTATCATACCAAAACAAAAAAGGGGAGCCGAATTTCGACTCCCCTTTTATTACTGTCATCAAAACGTTATCTTACAAAACCAAAGCGGATTTGGTAAGTTGCTGTTTTGTGTCGATTCCCTGAACTTTAATCAAATAAACACCTTTTGCAAGATTGTTCAGTCTAAGCGTATTCAAACCGCTGCTAAGCGACTGTGCGCCGAATGACTGCAACAAACGTCCGTTTACACTGAATATCTTAACGTCGTATTTGCCTGCCTGACCGATATTAAGTCTAAGTGCATTGCTTGATACTCCCGCAAGCGAAAGAGTTCTTACATTGTTTTTTACAGGTGCAATTACAGATGTCGGCTGCTCAACAATATTACCTTGGTAATCAAACGGAGTTCCGCTATGAACTTTAAAGTCACGAAACTCAAATTTCGCAGCGTAATCGTTGCTTCTTGTATCATAAGTCCCTTTTTCTCCATACACAGGTGCATTATTTTCAGGAGCAAGCGGAGCAATTTCAATTCTAACGATTTTTGATACGTCGACCGCAGAATAATTCATCGTTCTATCGACATCGACAGGAAAGTCAAACGCCGACATCGGAATCATTCCCGAAAAACGCAAAGCCGCACCATTGTAATTTGTGTTGTCGCTGTGGTCCATACTAATCATCGGATAACGGTGTGCAAGCGTAACTTCACGAACGGTTTGGTCTTCCAATACCAAACGAATCGCCGACGCGCTAGTTTGTTTGTAATCAAGAGAAATATGAGTCGCGTTGGAAAGCGTCCCCGCATCAAAATTTATCGAAAATGCTGCGTATTCTTCATCTTTCTTGATATTTACGCTACCGGAAAGATTGTCTATGCTTGTGCTTGATGTAACATCTTCACTTCCTCCTTCGGAATCAAAAGTCCAACCACCTGCACTCGACAAGTCAATAGTTCCTTTGTCTGCCTTATCCTGACCGATTTTTACAAGGTCTTTCATTGCATCAATAAGTTGCTTGCCCGTTACAAATTCCGCGCCTTTACCTCTTGCATGAGTAACAAACCATTCCATTCCTTCCTGACGTGTTTTGTAGTCGTTCCAACCATTTTTTATACTCAATCCCCAACCGTTTTGATTGAAACCAGACATAAGCGTCGCTTGGTCATAAGTAATAGTATAGTAATTGGTATGCGCTCCGTAATGGAAAGGCGCTTTGTTTCCGTCCATACGCAATTTTAACGTATTTTCCATTGTCGCTTTCCAGTCTTGGGAAGTCATTCCATGAAGAATCCATATGTTAAAGTCAAACGCCGTTATTTTACCGTTTTTAAGCCATTCTTCTTTATCTCCGCTACCTACCGGAGTTCCTGCACCTTTCATTATATCTTCATAATGTTGCCATACGTTGCTACGATTGTTTTCGGGAACTACTACGCAGTTTACCGGAATTTCCCATACGCCTTCTGGCATTGAATCTACAAAACTTCTTTCGCCGCTGCTGTATTGAGTCCAGGAATTAATAATTCCGTTGTCTGTAGTGTAAGGCCAAACATAGTTTGCACCGTTTCTGTGTTCTTCATAACCTTCTTCCA encodes:
- the argB gene encoding acetylglutamate kinase, producing the protein MRRILIKIGGSTVNSEKFLSEMSTGILELIEIGCSVCVVHGGGKDINEELGRLDKEFKFVDGQRVTDNEMMSAVQRVLSGGVNKKIVNEFLIHGINAVGISGVDGNTATAKKLLSDNGNDLGLVGKIVSVNTKILDLLSQNGFVAVVSPVSRDDLGNIYNVNADGAASEIAATQKVDDLIFVSDVAGVKIGGKIAQKIKVGEIENLIETGEITGGMIPKLRGAAQAISRGVRRVHICGWNGKKTLLNETGENSTGTTIY
- a CDS encoding T9SS type A sorting domain-containing protein, which gives rise to MRKSILAAGAALMIVATAMGARNGTDNYNFPSPWNPAGLPTNDPRIKQYVLYIWDDNGYSGAYGTEYNYDKGSKSGMTGKGIDNSTGKGTVNSWNVSSMGNPEQLSETGPNKNGMAWALHDLAKGGKVTGGGVPMTFNMITGLYVNGSGPWNNRESYLGYYVPNDYDYEVNTPSESKHTKIAVMWGRDYAYKDGGQLQQSNQIYRISKELMENGAEFGNHTIDHMESNSPLPGGSSPFANNGFGKWNNDGFDYYSKDTTVWGLVYDEAKEFGQREGASAQTMGWIMHAGEQIKKDSWKGYIKLSEDILTKTTSGMDDNNGGLGMNPNDIFGFRAPRLEVNSGMFYALKDLEYLYDCGLEEGYEEHRNGANYVWPYTTDNGIINSWTQYSSGERSFVDSMPEGVWEIPVNCVVVPENNRSNVWQHYEDIMKGAGTPVGSGDKEEWLKNGKITAFDFNIWILHGMTSQDWKATMENTLKLRMDGNKAPFHYGAHTNYYTITYDQATLMSGFNQNGWGLSIKNGWNDYKTRQEGMEWFVTHARGKGAEFVTGKQLIDAMKDLVKIGQDKADKGTIDLSSAGGWTFDSEGGSEDVTSSTSIDNLSGSVNIKKDEEYAAFSINFDAGTLSNATHISLDYKQTSASAIRLVLEDQTVREVTLAHRYPMISMDHSDNTNYNGAALRFSGMIPMSAFDFPVDVDRTMNYSAVDVSKIVRIEIAPLAPENNAPVYGEKGTYDTRSNDYAAKFEFRDFKVHSGTPFDYQGNIVEQPTSVIAPVKNNVRTLSLAGVSSNALRLNIGQAGKYDVKIFSVNGRLLQSFGAQSLSSGLNTLRLNNLAKGVYLIKVQGIDTKQQLTKSALVL